One genomic region from Cellulomonas hominis encodes:
- the pcp gene encoding pyroglutamyl-peptidase I has protein sequence MTTVLLTAFEPFEGQPVNASWAAVRGVADAWDERAEGAALVTALLPVSFARAPRRLAELLADVRPGLVVCVGEAGGRSAVGVERVAVNVQDARIPDEDGAQPVDVPVVPGGDVAHLSSLPVKACLAAVLAAGVPGEVSNTAGTYVCNTVAYALADHLAAGRAPGARGGFVHVPRLPEQVPDGAPALDAAASSAGLGAVLRAALRTRDDVTLAAGTLA, from the coding sequence GTGACGACCGTGCTGCTCACCGCGTTCGAGCCGTTCGAGGGGCAGCCGGTCAACGCGTCCTGGGCCGCGGTGCGCGGCGTCGCGGACGCCTGGGACGAGCGCGCCGAGGGTGCCGCGCTGGTCACGGCGCTGCTGCCGGTCTCCTTCGCCCGGGCGCCGCGCCGGCTGGCGGAGCTGCTCGCGGACGTGCGGCCCGGTCTCGTGGTCTGCGTGGGCGAGGCGGGCGGCCGGTCCGCGGTCGGCGTGGAGCGGGTGGCGGTCAACGTGCAGGACGCCCGGATCCCCGACGAGGACGGCGCGCAGCCGGTGGACGTGCCCGTGGTGCCGGGCGGCGACGTGGCGCACCTGTCGTCGCTGCCGGTCAAGGCGTGCCTGGCGGCGGTGCTCGCGGCGGGCGTGCCGGGCGAGGTGTCCAACACCGCCGGGACGTACGTGTGCAACACGGTGGCCTACGCGCTGGCCGACCACCTGGCGGCCGGGCGCGCACCGGGGGCGCGGGGCGGGTTCGTGCACGTGCCGCGACTGCCGGAGCAGGTGCCGGACGGCGCGCCGGCCCTGGACGCGGCGGCGTCGTCGGCCGGGCTGGGCGCGGTGCTGCGCGCGGCGCTGCGCACGCGGGACGACGTCACGCTGGCGGCGGGCACGCTCGCCTAG
- the uvrB gene encoding excinuclease ABC subunit UvrB, producing the protein MRPVTDLQRTVAPFEVVSEFQPSGDQPAAIADLAKRIRAGEKDVTLLGATGTGKSATTAWLIEQLQRPTLVMAPNKTLAAQLANEFRELLPNNAVEYFVSYYDYYQPEAYIAQTDTYIEKDSSINDEVERLRHSATSSLLTRRDVVVVASVSCIYGLGTPQEYVDRMVTLDVGDQVDRDALLRQFVSMQYSRNDMAFTRGTFRVRGDTVEIIPVYEELAIRIEFFGDEIEAIQTLHPLTGDIVRNEQQVHVFPATHYVAGPERMERAINGIEHELEERLKDLERANKLLEAQRLRMRTTYDIEMMRQIGSCSGIENYSRHIDGRAPGTAPNTLLDYFPEDFLLVIDESHVTVPQIGAMYEGDMSRKRNLVDFGFRLPSAMDNRPLRWEEFVERIGQTVYLSATPGDYELSMSDGVVEQIIRPTGLVDPEVVVKPTKGQIDDLLDEIRTRVEKDERVLVTTLTKKMAEDLTDYFLDKGVRVRYLHSEVDTLRRVELLRELRLGEYDVLVGINLLREGLDLPEVSLVAILDADKEGFLRSGKSLIQTIGRAARNVSGQVHMYADKITPAMQQAIEETNRRREKQIAYNTERGIDPQPLRKKIGDITDLLAREDADTAELLGGAGRQASRGKAPVPGLGSKAGPPTERTKLVGAAAGELADLIQELTDQMHAAAGELQFELAARLRDEISGLKKELRQMHAATA; encoded by the coding sequence ATGCGTCCCGTGACCGACCTGCAGCGCACCGTCGCCCCGTTCGAGGTGGTGTCCGAGTTCCAGCCCTCCGGCGACCAGCCGGCGGCGATCGCGGACCTCGCGAAGCGCATCCGGGCGGGGGAGAAGGACGTCACGCTGCTCGGCGCCACGGGCACCGGCAAGTCGGCGACGACGGCCTGGCTGATCGAGCAGCTGCAGCGCCCGACCCTGGTCATGGCGCCGAACAAGACGCTCGCCGCCCAGCTGGCCAACGAGTTCCGCGAGCTGCTGCCGAACAACGCCGTCGAGTACTTCGTCTCGTACTACGACTACTACCAGCCCGAGGCGTACATCGCGCAGACGGACACCTACATCGAGAAGGACTCGTCGATCAACGACGAGGTCGAGCGCCTCCGGCACTCCGCGACGTCTTCTCTGCTGACCCGCCGGGACGTCGTGGTGGTCGCGTCGGTGTCGTGCATCTACGGCCTCGGCACCCCGCAGGAGTACGTCGACCGGATGGTCACCCTGGACGTGGGGGACCAGGTCGACCGGGACGCGCTGCTCCGGCAGTTCGTGTCGATGCAGTACTCCCGGAACGACATGGCGTTCACGCGCGGCACGTTCCGGGTGCGCGGCGACACCGTCGAGATCATCCCGGTGTACGAGGAGCTCGCGATCCGGATCGAGTTCTTCGGCGACGAGATCGAGGCGATCCAGACCCTGCACCCGCTGACCGGCGACATCGTGCGGAACGAGCAGCAGGTGCACGTGTTCCCGGCGACCCACTACGTCGCCGGCCCGGAGCGCATGGAGCGCGCGATCAACGGGATCGAGCACGAGCTCGAGGAGCGCCTGAAGGACCTGGAGCGGGCGAACAAGCTGCTCGAGGCGCAGCGGCTGCGCATGCGCACGACCTACGACATCGAGATGATGCGCCAGATCGGCTCGTGCTCCGGCATCGAGAACTACTCCCGGCACATCGACGGCCGCGCGCCGGGCACGGCCCCGAACACGCTGCTCGACTACTTCCCCGAGGACTTCCTGCTCGTCATCGACGAGTCGCACGTGACCGTGCCGCAGATCGGCGCGATGTACGAGGGCGACATGTCCCGCAAGCGCAACCTCGTGGACTTCGGGTTCCGGCTGCCGAGCGCGATGGACAACCGGCCGCTGCGCTGGGAGGAGTTCGTCGAGCGGATCGGCCAGACCGTCTACCTGTCCGCGACCCCGGGCGACTACGAGCTGTCCATGTCCGACGGCGTGGTGGAGCAGATCATCCGCCCGACCGGCCTGGTCGACCCCGAGGTCGTCGTCAAGCCGACCAAGGGCCAGATCGACGACCTGCTGGACGAGATCCGCACCCGCGTCGAGAAGGACGAGCGCGTGCTCGTCACGACGCTCACGAAGAAGATGGCCGAGGACCTCACCGACTACTTCCTCGACAAGGGGGTGCGGGTCCGGTACCTGCACTCCGAGGTGGACACCCTGCGCCGCGTCGAGCTGCTGCGGGAGCTCCGGCTCGGCGAGTACGACGTCCTGGTCGGCATCAACCTGCTCCGCGAGGGCCTGGACCTGCCCGAGGTCTCGCTCGTGGCGATCCTCGACGCGGACAAGGAGGGCTTCCTCCGGTCCGGCAAGTCGCTGATCCAGACGATCGGCCGCGCCGCCCGCAACGTGTCCGGCCAGGTGCACATGTACGCGGACAAGATCACCCCGGCGATGCAGCAGGCGATCGAGGAGACGAACCGCCGCCGCGAGAAGCAGATCGCGTACAACACCGAGCGCGGCATCGACCCGCAGCCCCTGCGCAAGAAGATCGGCGACATCACCGACCTGCTGGCCCGCGAGGACGCCGACACCGCCGAGCTGCTGGGCGGCGCCGGGCGGCAGGCGAGCCGCGGCAAGGCCCCCGTCCCCGGCCTCGGGTCGAAGGCGGGCCCGCCGACCGAGCGCACCAAGCTCGTCGGCGCGGCGGCCGGCGAGCTCGCGGACCTCATCCAGGAGCTCACCGACCAGATGCACGCCGCGGCGGGCGAGCTGCAGTTCGAGCTCGCGGCACGGCTGCGCGACGAGATCTCGGGGCTCAAGAAGGAGCTCCGGCAGATGCACGCGGCGACGGCCTGA
- the coaE gene encoding dephospho-CoA kinase — MQRIGLTGGIAAGKSVAAQRLVERGAVVLDYDVLSRDAVAPGSPGLAELVDAFGDGVLAPDGTLDRPGLAAVVFADDAARARLNGIVHPVVRRLAAEREAAAAAADPGAVVVHDVPLLVESGYADAFHLVVLVQAPAVLRVERLVRTRGMDRTEAERRIAAQAPDEDRLAVADVVLDGSGAPDELREQVDALWDRLAAERRDEREVDAP; from the coding sequence ATGCAGCGCATCGGACTGACCGGGGGGATCGCGGCCGGCAAGTCGGTCGCCGCGCAGCGGCTCGTGGAGCGCGGGGCGGTGGTGCTCGACTACGACGTGCTGTCCCGCGACGCGGTGGCCCCCGGGTCGCCGGGCCTGGCGGAGCTCGTCGACGCCTTCGGCGACGGCGTGCTCGCGCCCGACGGGACGCTGGACCGCCCGGGGCTCGCCGCCGTGGTGTTCGCGGACGACGCGGCCCGCGCCCGGTTGAACGGGATCGTGCACCCGGTGGTGCGCCGGCTGGCCGCCGAGCGGGAGGCCGCCGCAGCCGCTGCCGACCCGGGCGCGGTCGTGGTGCACGACGTCCCGCTGCTGGTCGAGTCCGGGTACGCCGACGCGTTCCACCTGGTGGTGCTCGTGCAGGCGCCCGCGGTGCTGCGCGTCGAGCGGCTGGTGCGCACGCGCGGCATGGACCGCACCGAGGCGGAGCGCCGGATCGCCGCGCAGGCCCCCGACGAGGACCGGCTCGCCGTCGCGGACGTCGTGCTGGACGGCTCCGGCGCGCCGGACGAGCTCCGGGAGCAGGTCGACGCGCTCTGGGACCGGCTCGCGGCCGAGCGCCGCGACGAGCGCGAGGTGGACGCCCCGTGA
- a CDS encoding TerC family protein, whose amino-acid sequence MSVDLWVWIVTGVAIVGMLVFDFFAHVKTPHAPSFREAATWSTVYIVLAIVFGIGLGMVWGWDHGTEYFAGYVTEKSLSVDNLFVFLIIMTKFAVPREFQQKVLLVGVAIALVLRTVFILLGAAAIEQWSWVFYLFGAFLVYTGIKLGREKHDEGELEHAGERKDGLAVTLMKKVLPTTDEYHGDRLTTRIDGKRLITPMLLVMVAIGATDVLFALDSIPAIYGLTQEPYIVFTANAFALLGLRQLYFLIGGLLERLVYLNKGLAFILAFIGLKLVFHAMHVNELPFINGGEHIEWAPEIPTWLSLLVILGTLTVATVASLVKTRRDRDAAPAAVAAAEEPASKEH is encoded by the coding sequence ATGTCCGTGGACCTGTGGGTCTGGATCGTGACGGGTGTCGCGATCGTCGGGATGCTCGTGTTCGACTTCTTCGCGCACGTCAAGACACCGCACGCCCCGTCCTTCCGCGAGGCCGCGACCTGGTCGACGGTCTACATCGTGCTCGCGATCGTGTTCGGCATCGGCCTCGGCATGGTCTGGGGCTGGGACCACGGCACGGAGTACTTCGCGGGGTACGTCACCGAGAAGAGCCTCTCGGTCGACAACCTGTTCGTCTTCCTCATCATCATGACGAAGTTCGCGGTACCCCGGGAGTTCCAGCAGAAGGTCCTGCTGGTCGGCGTCGCGATCGCGCTGGTGCTCCGGACCGTGTTCATCCTGCTGGGCGCCGCGGCCATCGAGCAGTGGTCCTGGGTGTTCTACCTCTTCGGCGCGTTCCTCGTGTACACCGGCATCAAGCTGGGCCGGGAGAAGCACGACGAGGGCGAGCTCGAGCACGCCGGCGAGCGCAAGGACGGCCTGGCCGTCACGCTGATGAAGAAGGTGCTCCCGACCACCGACGAGTACCACGGCGACCGCCTCACCACCCGGATCGACGGCAAGCGCCTCATCACCCCGATGCTGCTGGTCATGGTCGCGATCGGCGCCACCGACGTGCTGTTCGCGCTCGACTCGATCCCCGCGATCTACGGCCTCACGCAGGAGCCGTACATCGTGTTCACGGCCAACGCGTTCGCGCTGCTCGGCCTGCGCCAGCTGTACTTCCTCATCGGCGGCCTGCTGGAGCGCCTGGTGTACCTCAACAAGGGACTGGCGTTCATCCTCGCGTTCATCGGCCTCAAGCTGGTCTTCCACGCGATGCACGTGAACGAGCTGCCGTTCATCAACGGCGGCGAGCACATCGAGTGGGCCCCCGAGATCCCCACGTGGCTCTCGCTGCTCGTGATCCTCGGTACGCTCACGGTCGCCACCGTCGCGAGCCTGGTGAAGACCAGGCGGGACCGCGACGCCGCCCCGGCCGCCGTGGCCGCCGCGGAGGAGCCCGCCAGCAAGGAGCACTGA
- a CDS encoding VOC family protein, whose protein sequence is MALEVQVVFDAHSPRALGAFWGTALGYVEEPPPAGFASWDAALDAWGFPPDDRDLAYALVDPDGRGPRVFFQRVPEGKTAKNRVHLDVRWSAAQGIDRDDRAAKLASARRHAATLVAAGGTVLREVDDEREGAWVVLADPEGNEFCVV, encoded by the coding sequence ATGGCGCTCGAGGTCCAGGTGGTGTTCGACGCGCACTCCCCGCGCGCCCTCGGGGCGTTCTGGGGGACCGCGCTCGGCTACGTCGAGGAGCCGCCGCCGGCGGGGTTCGCGTCGTGGGACGCGGCGCTGGACGCCTGGGGCTTCCCGCCGGACGACCGCGACCTGGCGTACGCGCTGGTCGACCCGGACGGCCGCGGGCCGCGGGTGTTCTTCCAGCGGGTGCCCGAGGGCAAGACCGCGAAGAACCGCGTGCACCTCGACGTGCGCTGGTCCGCGGCGCAGGGCATCGACCGGGACGACCGGGCGGCCAAGCTCGCGAGCGCGCGGCGGCACGCCGCCACGCTCGTCGCGGCCGGCGGCACGGTGCTCCGCGAGGTGGACGACGAGCGCGAGGGCGCGTGGGTGGTCCTGGCCGACCCGGAGGGCAACGAGTTCTGCGTCGTGTGA